The DNA region gcgtcgtttggcctccatcgcaatgcatcgtttttggaaaaaaagcatcctgcaaatgtacccacaggatgcgtttttttcccatagacttgtattgccgacggatcacgaCGTATagacatacgtcgcgtccgtcgtgcactggatgcgtcgtgttttggcagaccatcgtcatgaaaaaacgttcaagggaatgttttttcgtacgtcggatcctgcatttcctaccgcgcatgcgcggctggaactctgccccctcctccccgagactttagaatgggcagcggatgtattgaaaaactgcatccgctgcccacgttgtgctgaaTTTTCACAACATTCGTCGGTACGTCGCTTAGCGACGGccgcgtaccgacggaagtgtgaaagaagcctaagggtgagccgtcgctgagtgggggcgccatatccgctgaacagtagggtgccaacccccgcagcaaggCAGGACTTTTCAGCAGCAGGGAACAGTTTAGTGAGGTTATTTATGTTCACGAGCACTTTTGTACTTTATTGTCTTTTGTGTCTTTCACCCTGTCACAGTCATTAAATTGATGCCTATAAGCCAACATCAGTTTACAGTAATCCCTGTCTCCTTCTAATTTTTGTGTGATGTATAAAAGGTGGCCCAAATGAGACACTAGCTCAGAGTGCATCTAGGAGATTTAGGGACAGCCGCCATTGAGCAGGGGCGCCGATCTTGTATCTTgtcgtagggtgccaacctccgctggtaggcagtGCTTATTAGGCCACTGTGACAGGGATACGTATAGTGAGCATGGTTGTTTGTCATGTCGATTGTGGTTGTTTCATGATTTAAAGGTACAaattaaaaggtattttttatcttAAATATCATTAGAATATAAGGTtagctttgttgttttttttccatactggggaatacctaatcagagcaccacatgaagaccccccacagaccgccccggagcacgagcatatcattaactcacacctgaaaataaagaataaacaagacggatttcaccaaccaaggtatcattttaatcagtataatggcgccaacctgacactggctGTAGGTTACTGAGAACAattctactgacaggttccctttaatgtggaaACCTCAATACAAAGAAAATGAGAGTCCCTTTTACAGTAACTACAGACGCATGCTATGCTCACTTCTGAAAGTTAATTTTACACCTGCTACATCTGTATATTCTGGATTATGTATGCAAAAATGGAGGCTACCACAAAAATACAGGTTCACACAAGGCACTGTATCAATAAGACCTCATGCTAAAACAGATGTTCATGTAATTCCGGAAGCAATAACATCTACTTACCTTTCCGATGACATAGCTGCTCACAGCTGTCTCCGGCAGGACAGACACCATAATAACTATGGCCTGTCCTGTAGAACGTCTTCTGGGAGATACCACATACTGAAACAATAGGATAATCTGAGTAAGTAGAGGGAAGACATAAAACCCAAcaaaacaagagaacttggacaaaGTGACCACAGAGAAAAATGAAAATCTTTGAGACATAAGTAAACAGCTAAGTCACGAGAAGAGGACTTTACAAGTATAGTTTAGcacagggctgtatttgccactaggcactcgagggcatgtgcctagggcgggaaGATGCGGTCCAGTGCGTTCCCTTggttcctgaagacagggggcggcagagcggcagtcagaacacgtggtgctgataCCGACTCTCCCTACTTCCTGCTGAGTGAGACAgtgaccccctgctcacagcctaACTCCTTCGTGCCCAGAAGTCCACTTACTGGGGCTGAGGTGGAGCGGTGGTGCCCTCTCTCCCGACCCTGGCTGGGACACACACATTGCTGGCCACTGGCCAGGACTGGCAGTAGAGCAGTACACAGTAAGTACTGTAATGGTCTCCGGCCCGTGCGCTGTCTGGCTCTGTCGTGACTCCCCTCACCCCTTCCCTCAGATTCCTCAGCGTCGTTTCTGCCTGCAGACAGTGCCTGAGGCTGGAGCTGTGCACTGGAATGTTTGAAGTTTGTTTGCTCCCAGGAGTCAGACCCAGatcccagatagagtgagtggggtgggtcctgggagcaaacatgtgcggtgctgtgtgtgtgtgtgcagagctgtgtgtgtgttcagagctgtgtgtatgtgtgacgagctgtgtgtgtgtgtgcggggctgtgtgtgtggggttGTGTGTttgtagctgtatatgtgtgtgggcggagctgtgtgtatgtgtgcagagctgtgtgtgtagctgtatatgtgtgtgtgcggagctgtatgtgtggggctgtatgtgtgtgtgcggggctgtatgtgtgtgtgtggggctgtatgtgtgtgtgcggggctgtatgtgtgtgtgtggggctgtatgtgtgtgtgcggggctgtatgtatatgtgtggggctgtatgtgtggggctgtatgcgtatgtgtggggctgtatgtgtgtgtgtgcggagctgtatgtgtgtgtgtggagctgtatgtgtgtgtgcggggctgtatgtatgtgtgccgcgaatggcaaaaatcgctgatgtgaaagtagcctaagtcactgccgacaatgtctgcattagggctcatactcgcatGCAAGATACTCGGATGAgtgtcgcacatcaatacccggaacGCATGAGCGGAGCGTGTACTGCTATGCGGCCACAGGCTCCGATctcagtgctgggtattgacgtacgacactcatccgagtttcttgcatgtgagtatgagcccttagtcataccaatgggggaggcagcactaaaagtgcctagggcggcacaaactctaaatatggccctggttTAGCATTTTTTTCCTTTACTCACCAGGTGGATGTCATCTGCAATGGCGAAGTTCAGGGAAAGTAATATCTCTACGATGACTATAAAGACCTGCAAAGAGTGAAGAATATGATATATATATCTTTATGTATTGAATGCTTCTCCATATTGGGGTATGAGATATTCTATGTGCACATTACTATAATAACATTAATTGCTTAGCTTTTTAATCTATTCATTCACTTCAAATCCAAATATTCATAGACCGCCCCACCATGTACCGTAACAATGATAGCTAGTGCTAAATATATCAGTTTTAATATAGATTCAATAAAATATTACAGCAATCTGTAAATCAGGACTTACATAAGAGGCCATGAAGCTGATATTTGCGAGAAACAGCGCCAAAAACAAGAAAATGGAGCCGATCAGCAAGCTAACTGCGCAAACTTTTGGATCTCCACGAGGGTCATATTTCTTGTATATCTCAGCAATTTTCACTCCTGCTACAATTCCAAAGGCGCTGGAGGAGACAGCAAATATGCCGAAAATCAGGCTGCAAGGAAATGTGTTACAGAGATTAGTAAAGGAACTCCAAGTAATGGATTATAAATGATGTATTAATTCAACTAATGTAGCTTCTTCAGAGAATTGGTGATTGAGCATTCTTCATGGGTACAGTGCCATATCTCTACTAATTATGTCTAGATCCTAACGTTAGCAGAAGTCATTGTGATAATCTGCAGAATATACAGGAAACTAACTTTACCTTAACATTTTAATGGCATGAGATATGTTGAATGTTTAGTTCAGATATATTATGCCAACTTTAGTAGAGACTTTATGAAAAAGGTAAGTTCTCTTGAATTAGTTGACAGATCTCCAGGGCATAGTGTAAGTCATTCAAAACCTACCAGCCAAATGCAGATTCAACGAGGGTGAGGAAGGTGTCAATGGATGGAGAGAAGTGGTCTAAAATGGAGGCATGACTACATGAGAAATATTTCTGTGGGAAACTCTGTGACCTGTGAATGCCCCTCTGTACTGGCAATTCTGAGAAGATGGCAAGTATGAATTGAACTTTGTTATAACATGGTATGTAACAAATTGGAGAAAATTTACTAGGACAGGAATTTTTTACACCTGTCTTTATAAGTAACCTGTTTAAAAAATAAGTTATGACTAATATATTAAGAAGCAAACCTTTTTAAAAGTTTGGCATATCTACGGCAGTCAGTGTGTCAGAAAATTAAATATACGCCTGCCAAGTTATGGTGTAAATTACAGTAAATTTGTTATGCCAGGGGTGTCCATGATCCCTTGCTATATGTATATTTTTGGAAAATAAACTGATCATGGCTGAGAAGAGAAAAAATTGAAAATTATTGAGCAAATATGACATCATCCATAAAATACAACTTTTTCTTAATACCATTAAGTTGGTCTGGCATAGAGGAAATATGATATCACCAACACCCCGGTCTGGCATAGAGGAAATATTATATCACCAACACAACCCGGTCTGGCATCGAGGAAATATTATATCACCAACACCCCGGTCTGGCATCGAGGAAATATTATATCACCAACACCCCGGTCTGGCATAGAGGAAATATATCGCCAACACCTCCCCCCCTCCAGTGAAAGTCAAATTAAGGTTTTCTAAACTTGTACCTGTCGTGATGGTCGCACACGTCAGTCTGACATGGCTCCTTTTGTTTGGTGACAACCCCGGTAAGCATCAGGAAAGAAGGAGCCCAGGAGGTAATGGCACCTGTCACAAATTTTACATTTGCAATCCCGAATATAGAAAGCATAAAACTTTTGCTGCAGAGAATGAAAAAGGAAGAAACATTTCAATAACACAGAAGTCACAAGGTAAATCAGCTAAAACAGTCACTGCACAGAAAACACTCACTTTTTTAACAGGTGTTTCATATCCATCATCCAACTCTTGCAGCTTGGTACTTTGTTGTTCTTGTCAAAGATTTCTCTTTGAGGTTCCTTCACAAAGCTAATAAATAGCAGGACTGCTATAAGGCCCAGACCAGGGGTAACCTGTGTAAAAGAAGAGGGAGACATAAGAGACATTGCATAGTTAATATACAGTGGTATCACCATATAAAGAAAGTGCCCACAGTCTAGTTTAAAAGGAATTTATAATGCTGAAAATGGAACCTGATCTCCATGCAGAATGCTctagagcaggagaagctgagcagattgatatatatataattgttaaaATCGTTTCAGGAAAACGCGCATTACATTTATTGAAATCCTTAGTGTTAGTATGTATaaatccagtgggtggtcctactcagtgattaaTAATCTTCCCATGCAGAGGTAGCGGTCAGGCACAGAGTAGGACCACCCAATGGACTcctatacatacaaacaccagggatttcaaagaATAATTACAAGTTATGCTGAATCTTTCCCAGAAACCAATATCATTCTTCTCAGCTTCCCCTCTACACCGTGCTGTCCACTGATTGGACAATGTAACAGGTTACCTTTAGTAAATTGGATAAGGAAGTCGTTCTATTAAGAGATTATCTTTCAGATTTAGAGATTATCTACCAGAATCCCCCAGGCTTAGTACTTACCCGAAAGGCCCAGCGCCAGTCTCCGCCTGCCGCTCTTGTCACTGTCGATGCAATAATGTATCCGAGGCCACTGTTATACAAACAAGAAGCAAAATGGTCATCATTTctgaacattatatatatatatagacatacaaACATACATTTACAGTATTGTGAAAAAGATTCAGGCAGTAGTGGTAAAAAAAACAGCTTTGACATTAGCTATGGCCTTATCTGCAGCCTCAAACTTAACAGCCCTCTCTCCGCTCAGCAACTCTCCCTTTGAGTGTCTGGAACTTGTAGTCCACTCTCAGCACAGGTGTCCCTGCTGGaaagtggggggcatcatactataagTGAGTGGCATCATATTGTTGGTGGAGGGCATTACACAGGAAGGAAGATATTATGAGGATAACACTGTGTCATACTGTTTAGAGACAAATTAATTGTGGAGGATGCATACCATGTGTGGTGGAATGTAATGGGGAGGCCATTATATTGTGTAGGGGACCACTGTGGGCACCtcactgtatgtatgtgtgggaCACTGTGAGGCCCATGAGAATAGTGTTGTACTATGTGGGAACACTAAAAGGGTTCAGTAGGAGCAGTACTCAGAAGTGTGTGTGAAAATAAAAGCAATGTGCACACTACAATAAGTGTCCTTTCCTATTTTTCAAAGTTGAATGATATGCTCAACATGTAAACCCACGCTCCTCCAATCTAGAAGATTTCAGGTGAACTTGCTGCAGCATGTGTAGGTTTTTTGTAAAACCTCATCTATATCTATTGTGCTGTCATTTGCAATTCATTGACAGTGCTGAATCTTTATGGAAATTCACAGCAAATCATTCCACCATGTCTAAACTTAatgttagggtatgttcccacaacgTCTTTGTAGCGCTGAGAGAGCAGGCAAATATTACAAGGTGAAGCCACTTTCTGAAGAGGCTTTGTTGGTGGTCTTGCCCTCTTTAATTATGGTGGCTCTGCTACCGGTGTATTTTATATTACTGTGGCAAGACCACACAATGAGCATGTTACTTCATAGTTTCCAAACCAGTAGTAaaaaaaagactgaacatgtgcagaGCAATGTTGTTTTTGCATTGCTCTGCACTATGCCCACTTTTGGCAGTGGTTTGGACGATTTCTTACAGGTAGATTTCAGGAGGAATGAGCCTGAATAAGAAGCTGTTTGCACATGAATTCACTCTTCAGGTAACATACTTACCAGCCTACAGGTTCAGTGAAGCAATAGATGGAAAGCATGCAGCCGCGCTGTCTTCCCACAAAGAGGTCGGCAATGATAGTAGGGGCAATTGTGGAAAAGCATGCCTTCGCGATTCCAATCAGTCTTCTCATTTCCAGAAAAAGGTGAAAATACTgtgaaaacataaaataaaaattcaGTTAATCTTTTAGGAACTTTTCTTAGACAACTGCCAACTTGGTTCTGCAGAGGTATAAGAGTTGGTGTTTGAGGAATGTATTGAAAAAGACATTAAATCCACAACACATCATTTAAAAAGCAACAATCATTTGAATTTTTGATCCATAAAATAAAATGATAAGACCAGCTAAATGTGGCCACCAATAGTAGTAGTCACAGTTCTCTCTGGTAGAATTAATGTATATAATAACAAGCAATGGGAGGACCAATAAAACTTAACTTTCAATGCAAAATGATAAAAAGAGTCATGCTCAAGAACATTAATAGAAATAGAAGCTAATGTGCATAGATTCAGGTCTATACATGATAATAACAATAAGGTGCCCACAGTGACAACATTGCAGGTTAAGAAAGGAAAGGTCTCACCTGTGCCCATTGTAGTGTATGTAGCCCATAGATGAGAACTCTGGAGCAAGGGGAAAAGGTAATTCTTGTTACCCTATTGTCCCCTGTCATGCCCCATGCATAGAATCCTGCCCTAACAAAGGCAGTACCCAAGAATAAACCTAATGTAAATGACCCCCCAAGGTCAATACCATATGATGGAGTGTGCACAGGTGCAACGTAGAGAAATGCAGAATGCATGGATAAGGCTTATATTAGGTGCCAGTCACACAAATAAATGTAGTGCACAGATCAAACAAGATGTTCAGCATTAAATATGTGCACCCCACAAGTACAGACACTTCAATTCCCCAATACAACAATAAAGGGCCTGGCTGCACCCTGCCAAATGAAAAATCTAAAAATCTATGGCTTGGGTCACACTGCCATCGATTCTCTTGTGCGAGAGAATGGGGCTGATTTTGCTAATGTCACTCGGCTAAAACACTGttccgagcgggagccgagtgtcagtgcacaGTGATCCAATTCTAAAGCATGAGAGAATCGCATCCCAACGCAGGTGCGGAGGAGAAAGTaatctctccatctcctccatttccGGCGTCAGCAGTAATCGAACTGCACTGTGATGACatgcaagtgcagtccgatgtttaacTCCCCATAGACTTGGATGGCTGACTGCACTTCAATTCTCGGAAGCACTCGCGGCATGCTTCAAAACATCACAGAGCCCTGTCATATGGCAGTGTGAGCGAGGCCTTTGGGGTATTAGTTATTTTGGGACCTCATCTTTAGTAATCGGAGAGTGATAACTGTGATGCAAGACCCAAAAGTGATTCATAGTGATCAATAGCAGATAAGGGGGAATAACCCCTTTAAGGCCACTTTTacacatcagtattttgcatcagtacttGTAAAAAAAATCAGGATTAGAACTTAACAGCAGAAAAAATATGACAGAAAGATTTTTAGCTTTGCCCCAGTTTGCCCCACTCCTCTTTTTTTCTTACAAAATGCTGATCTACATACTGACAAGTGAGAGGCCTACAGCAGATTTCCCATTCAGTGGTGTCCACCCTTACGAGTAAGCCTCCCTTAACTGTGGCCATATACCAATCCAATTTTGTTCGCATCAGTGCCAAAGTTTTCATTGTAAACAGAAACGTGTCTCATGATGGACTAGGTGAGGTCTACCACATTACTTATGATACATATTATTGAGTTGGCTGTAAGAAACACCATTTTTCCTTCCAAAGAAACACTGAATCCGCGAAAAAGGCTCTAAAAGGATGTGACCTCAGCCTTAAAATATTATATTTACTATGTTAATATTGCATCTGTAGAAGAAAGATCTACGAAGGGTATAAGCTTCTACCAAAACAGTTTATGTTCTACTTACCTCGTTGGGAATGAAGGTAATGCAGAGGTTCATGATTGCCCAGAAGGACATCCCTGCACACATTATGTTCTTCCTGTTAAAGCGGTCACCCAGGTATCCAAAGACTTGATGAGCCAGGACTTGGCTGCATATGGAAACTGAAGTGGCAAGGGGAGAAAAAAAAGATGTCAATGTAACAGATTATCACTTAACCCCATATCGACATGGCCAACTTTCATGTTTTTGCTTTTGCCTCCCccctttccaagagccataactttttttatttttctgtattcaTAGACCTATCGGGCCTTGTTTTTTCTGGACAAGTGGTTTTTGTGAATAACACCATTAAATTTACaacataatgtactgaaaaaaggcaaataaattccaagtgctgtaaaattgtggaaaaatattttccgagacctgtaacatcTTCATTTTTCAGTTGATAGGACAATGCAGGGtttattttttatgggggggggggacGACAGCATTTTAATTGATATCATATTGAGATATATATGACATTTTAATAGCTTCTTACagaaattttccatttttttaactttacagtatttactgatcgggttaattattttatattttgatagatcgaacCTTTatgtgataccacatatgtgtatttttaaaaaaaagttaatattgTTTTTAATGGGGGAGAAGAGGGtgtgggagtgatttaaacttttgtttcttttttcataTGGTTTAAAACTTTTTATTTTGACTGTATTTGTAAGTCCCCTTAGATAACTAGAATCTGCAATCATcacttgtactatatacagcaataacACAGAATAAAAAAGTCCAGCTCTGTAATGACATCGAGGTCTTCAACAGATCCCCACCTCCTGACTGTCACGAGAGCGTCACGTCCtcatgggagatctggggttagaaagtAACTACGTATTGTGATTCTCAGATCTTCCATTTTGCCGATGTGTTTGTGTTTCAtagtaaatggatttagtttcctttggtgctgaatagGTTAATTATACTTTCTATGCcagtcagaaacttgcagctccatctcacagctgctcctgacctcataatttcctctccctataaaatctgACCAGACCTTcccttccttgccagtgaaagctttgcttcctagctcgttGGAGTTGCTGTGCTGTattggagatcgttgttgctactggagattgctgcatgctgtttttgggtgtatgctttcctcattgtcctattcccatttggtggtACATTCCTATCCCTCTCTAAACACTTCTCTACCGTTGGTGAGTGTTTTTGCATGTTtgctgctttctgttatccctgtctgtcttatgTGTTAATACACTAATATTTCTATTCTAGGCCTCCTGGGGGAGAGGACAACTTAGGGAATagcaggagaacagtaaggctggtggcccaaacctcctcacctttagaggtacctttgggagcagggatagttaggtcCCCAGTCCTAGAGACAGTTCAAGGCCCCTTTCCCTTATCACGTACAGTCACTGCGTGAAACTTTTAGCAACCCATAGGCTTGTTCCCACGATGGCTGATGGACATATACAATGACACGTCACCATGACATTGTGTtgttaatgccgctgtcaaaaaaTGCCAGAGGTATTTAACAGGTTCACAGTTCCTGGTGGACCCCTCTCCAATTGCAGGTGTTAGAGGCACAATCTGGCTGTGTGTCACAGCTATTATCTGCTGGGAATAGCCCACTACATACACCTGTTCTCACTCTTTGACACTGAGATGTTATCAAATTTGAGTCAGGGATTTCAGACTAGTCCTCCCGATGCCAGCTTTCATGGTGACTTGCAGAATATGATTTGAAGTTGATAATTACCTATGTTCTTTAATCCAAGTCCACTGCTCTCCAGATGAAAGTCGCTTTGCAGATTTGGCATCACGCCTACATGAACAAGAGAAGAGCACAAATGATCATTTGTAATTAGGGAACTGTAGTACTTTTCAATAGGATTCTCATATGCCATGAAGAGTCAGACAGTCGTGGTGCTATTATAGACACCTTCACAGCTACGGGATTACAAAATCTTGCCACCAGAACCTTTTACTCCTCTTTCACCTACCGTTTTCAGTAAAGAAATCCATGTAGATAAGTAGATTCATGTAGGACAGAATTAGTACAATAATGATGGAGCGTACGTGAGAAATTACACTCCGGTCATCAATGTTCTGCCTTTCAAGCATAGCTTTTTCTTCTTCCTCAGCATCAAACATCTGAATGGTAGTATGCGTACAACTCTGGACAGAGGCCATGATTACAGAGCCCTGTAAACACTGGAGATAGACACAGAAAACGGAAAAAACATTGAATTACTCTCATCATCAGACTGGTCTACATAACAATGTTATACTGTGCTATTTTcctaattatttattatttatctcataaatcaatagtgcaaatgaaaataataaaatgtgtaaTATATCTTAGAGAAATCAGTCTCTTTCTCCTAATGAGAACACAAGAGTGCCCTGCAAAGTAACACGGAGGGCCGTGACACAAGAGACAACCTATGTAAAGAAGTAGCCCCCCAATAATAATTTGTATGAAAAGTAAATCATTTTATTAGAACACATGATGAAAAGATTAAAAAATGGAGATGTAAATACACAGAACAGGAATGGAAAACAAGCCAACACTGAGCAAGAAAGTAAGTTATGTCCAAAGTTATATATAAATTACAGCAACTTGCAAAAATCCACTCTGAATTAGTATATAAAGACAGGTGTATTCAAAGAAAGAGGAATATAGTGCAAGATGCAAATGACTAGATGTAGACAAGGACCTAAATAAATAAGGTGGAAACTACTGGGTTTTCTCTCTGGTAACTCCTATAAAGTGTTATACAAAGGGTATGAGCTAGGTAAAAAAATTAATTTATAGGAGAGTCCAGAAACAAAAGAAGTTTTGTTTTGCACACCATAGCTCAAAGCAATGCCAAGTGCATAGTATCACATAAAGACATATAT from Ranitomeya variabilis isolate aRanVar5 chromosome 3, aRanVar5.hap1, whole genome shotgun sequence includes:
- the LOC143818076 gene encoding protein spinster homolog 1-like; translation: MASVQSCTHTTIQMFDAEEEEKAMLERQNIDDRSVISHVRSIIIVLILSYMNLLIYMDFFTENGVMPNLQSDFHLESSGLGLKNIVSICSQVLAHQVFGYLGDRFNRKNIMCAGMSFWAIMNLCITFIPNEYFHLFLEMRRLIGIAKACFSTIAPTIIADLFVGRQRGCMLSIYCFTEPVGCGLGYIIASTVTRAAGGDWRWAFRVTPGLGLIAVLLFISFVKEPQREIFDKNNKVPSCKSWMMDMKHLLKNKSFMLSIFGIANVKFVTGAITSWAPSFLMLTGVVTKQKEPCQTDVCDHHDSLIFGIFAVSSSAFGIVAGVKIAEIYKKYDPRGDPKVCAVSLLIGSIFLFLALFLANISFMASYVFIVIVEILLSLNFAIADDIHLYVVSPRRRSTGQAIVIMVSVLPETAVSSYVIGKISDLIKAGKDDSDLSRFHSLQYALASCPFLMAIGGGLFLATSLFLENDRKCEEMEPEVVITTD